The following are encoded together in the Salvelinus alpinus chromosome 29, SLU_Salpinus.1, whole genome shotgun sequence genome:
- the LOC139558732 gene encoding hepatic leukemia factor-like, producing MSRPLTQLLPPDLPAGASPQFGTGNLAGSVPTGGHLNSMASLKTLLQLPIKVDQRAKDCCVMKDKDKPQDSDEDSMGGGPGGRPSQSAFLGPHLWERTLPCSDGGLFQLQYMDLEEFLTENGMAMHNKGGNGSSASAQVPSQSSLQSAVPNQSSQCPPSSPPPCSSSSSSMSSSSSSSSLLGLDNVPLPPNGLPGMMGGPECLHGGQVGPPDLSPSSTTTSPCPPGPPGGPPVTSGTADVMVNFDPDPADVALSSVPGQEAFDPRRHRFSDEELKPQPMIKKARKMLVPDEQKDDKYWSRRYKNNEAAKRSRDARRLKENQITVRAAFLERENAALRQEVADMRKELGRCRNILNKFESRHGDL from the exons ATGTCTAGACCGCTCACACAGCTCCTACCGCCTGACCTCCCGGCTGGAGCGAGCCCACAGTTCGGCACGGGTAACCTTGCGGGCAGTGTCCCGACCGGCGGACACTTGAACTCCATGGCCAGCCTCAAGACTCTCCTACAGCTGCCCATCAAGGTTGACCAGCGAGCGAAAGACTGCTGTGTAATGAAAg ATAAAGACAAGCCCCAGGACTCAGACGAGGACTCAATGGGTGGGGGTCCAGGTGGCCGGCCTTCCCAGTCGGCCTTCCTGGGGCCCCATCTGTGGGAGCGCACGCTGCCCTGCAGCGACGGGGGCCTCTTCCAGCTTCAGTACATGGACCTGGAGGAGTTTCTGACTGAGAACGGCATGGCCATGCACAACAAAGGTGGCAACGGCTCCAGCGCCAGCGCCCAGGTGCCCTCGCAGAGTTCCCTGCAGTCGGCCGTGCCCAACCAGAGCTCCCAGTGCCCGCCGTCATCCCCTCCGCCATGTTCTTCTTCATcgtcctccatgtcctcctcatcttcctcctcctcgctgCTGGGCCTGGACAATGTGCCGCTGCCACCAAACGGACTGCCAGGCATGATGGGAGGGCCCGAGTGCCTACATG GTGGCCAAGTTGGGCCTCCTGACCTCTcgccctcctccaccaccacctctccctgtccccccggGCCGCCAGGGGGCCCGCCGGTCACCAGTGGCACTGCTGACGTCATGGTGAACTTTGACCCGGACCCGGCGGACGTGGCGCTGTCCAGCGTGCCGGGCCAGGAGGCCTTCGACCCCCGAAGGCACCGCTTCTCGGACGAGGAGCTCAAGCCACAGCCCATGATCAAGAAGGCCCGCAAGATGCTGGTGCCAGACGAGCAGAAG GACGACAAGTACTGGAGCCGGCGCTACAAGAACAACGAGGCGGCCAAGCGCTCACGTGACGCCCGGCGCCTCAAGGAGAACCAGATCACGGTGCGCGCCGCCTTCCTGGAGCGAGAGAACGCTGCTCTCAGACAGGAAGTGGCCGACATGCGCAAGGAGCTGGGCCGCTGCCGCAACATCCTCAACAAGTTTGAAAGTCGACACGGAGActtgtga
- the LOC139558731 gene encoding zinc finger protein 721-like: MFQFSKYPLDILDMLSGHQAHQFKGLGLERQFQHQQQVQLQHQQQLQQQHQQQGESSGALLSGLGLGSLQGSRSNAFADSSSIFAKMSAPPPPISHQSQSSSSHSSRKSSKMSSSVSGSSAAGYPQFLRPFHPAEAALAQEQLHSGMGRFDFGGSSSGGSGVIGGVVTSAPPPPPLHPGLSVPQASPGPSSSSPSPSASSSASNNPGSAVSSLGQPLVGQPDPRSLHQQFSCMLAANQYFLSGVPTNSSLEQFLVQQGGHNHLGLGLGQGASDSSSALAPPPALHSSHSHSHSTPQPQQQQQPLAPHALSHSHSHTHPHHPLHPTPQPSSLGGFDFQGIPVLSSNQLASLMQQEASGMPLPLPLHLSLSKDEGKGDSGSGGSGGSRRKKAMAGYLPQRKADGTSHSSSSGSNCHSSSTEHSQNSTIQPGLVGGAITSLGGNHSSVLSSTQQSSSTVSSSSSAPSSSTASVLVANDSQLPKPENLNPMASMPCQPDPEAIYHCGECGKTFSHLTSLRRHLRSHGLTSEDAKPDTSSEDKTFCCTECGKGFKKRGHLLQHGVIHSGARPFACGVCQRSFNRRESLTRHEKIHDDKPFRCPACGRCFRESTSLLNHAASGTCGKPGRNSRPRPSGSGENQSSSSASSSKTVMDAGGSGTGDYQRDGASKFGTDYSRNRPSYQPSYSVDDYRRQQANPSCYSGESSHGSGMSSQTLRKAPLAPTLHPHPQSQQQHHLHQQQPHLPLSSLLDDSEDEVTSSAMSAIAAAAAASCEISTGESRGEERRDIIGGLLGGLGFGNMGVSPGGPSSTSEIDKTYRSGSGSTIPLTHPSQQMMNAKPKKPRKPRQKREPGPDGIIVRQRRSRGEGERPYSCGVCGKGFRRRETLRRHDRVHTGEKPHRCDVCGKEFREYFHLTKHSTVHSGQKNYKCDLCGKEFAYAQSLVRHGKLHTKVELDGTPGGKIAKGHGGVNNLDGNQANSQSYYPYPQDKSQGSSSSTQPTQKLFTCTTCWKSFRHQFHLSAHQQTVHGGGIRGEKNFCCEVCGKAFAYSNSLSRHRQSQHGLGRTGSANPPASGTQHPSQADQYIPLFESGHPLTYPSGSYMPNQSSQGQHRPFQFQSQEGWVGGKRKREKKRRVEYQSIMRGGQLVGVALNKATSRRLKVMKRKKGIMHEKLKQKKLLAQLLRMRGGYRVRQWCGGVVKVSGLSSMEVPIKRFPCQYCPSTTFASQAKLLLHRSVRHPPRNNGHQARLKCSVCGKRSRTLRKALIHRGLHLSQGRFSCPKCRSRFWNGSLLERHSVACQGQSLLGSGSWALKVNLPPREVVEKTAEKEGQEGQPGRTTVVTEYSH, from the coding sequence ATGTTCCAGTTCAGTAAGTACCCCTTGGACATTCTAGATATGCTAAGTGGACACCAAGCCCACCAGTTTAAAGGCCTTGGATTGGAAAGACAGTTCCAGCACCAACAGCAAGTCCAACTTCAGCACCAGCAACAGCTTCAGCAGCAGCACCAACAGCAGGGGGAGTCCTCAGGGGCTCTTCTATCTGGGCTCGGTCTGGGGTCTCTTCAGGGGTCTAGAAGTAATGCTTTTGCTGATTCTTCATCTATATTTGCCAAAATGAGTGCCCCACCTCCACCAATATCACACCAGAGCCAGTCCTCATCCTCACACAGTTCACGGAAATCCAGCAAGATGAGCAGTAGTGTTAGTGGGAGCTCTGCTGCAGGATACCCACAATTCTTACGTCCGTTTCACCCTGCAGAAGCAGCACTAGCCCAGGAGCAGCTGCACTCTGGAATGGGACGTTTTGACTTTGGGGGTAGTAGCAGTGGAGGAtctggtgttattggaggagTGGTTACATCTGCTCCCCCACCGCCACCCTTACACCCTGGCCTCTCTGTTCCCCAAGCCTCACCTGGACCATCCTCCTCCTCGCCCTCCCCATCAGCCTCATCGTCCGCCTCTAACAACCCTGGCAGTGCAGTTTCCTCCCTAGGGCAACCACTCGTTGGGCAGCCTGATCCACGTAGCTTACATCAGCAGTTCAGTTGCATGCTTGCCGCCAATCAGTACTTTCTTTCTGGTGTCCCGACCAACAGCAGTCTGGAGCAGTTTCTGGTTCAACAAGGGGGTCATAATCATCTTGGCTTGGGTTTGGGCCAAGGAGCTAGTGACTCGAGCTCAGCCCTTGCCCCACCTCCAGCTCTTCACTCCtctcacagtcatagtcactccACTCCCCAGcctcaacagcagcagcaaccaTTGGCACCCCATGCTTTATCTCACTCTCACAGCCATACCCACCCACACCATCCTCTTCACCCAACACCTCAGCCGTCGTCTCTGGGTGGCTTTGATTTCCAAGGTATTCCAGTTCTCTCCTCCAATCAGCTGGCTTCGTTGATGCAACAAGAGGCTAGTGGTATGCCCCTCCCTCTACCACTCCATTTATCACTTTCAAAAGATGAAGGGAAAGGAGACAGTGGATCTGGTGGAAGTGGTGGTAGCAGGAGAAAGAAGGCTATGGCTGGCTACCTTCCCCAGAGAAAAGCAGATGGCACCAGTCACagcagtagcagtggtagtaacTGCCACAGCAGCTCCACTGAACACAGTCAAAATTCAACCATTCAACCGGGCCTTGTAGGaggagccataaccagccttggTGGTAACCATTCATCAGTCCTCTCTTCAACACAACAGTCCTCCTCAAcggtctcctcttcctcctcagcccCTTCCTCATCCACAGCCTCTGTGCTGGTAGCTAATGATTCACAGCTACCTAAACCTGAAAATCTAAATCCCATGGCCTCCATGCCTTGTCAACCTGACCCTGAAGCCATCTACCACTGTGGTGAATGTGGGAAGACTTTCAGTCATCTTACAAGCCTTCGCAGGCATCTCCGTAGTCATGGTTTGACTTCTGAAGATGCCAAGCCAGACACTTCAAGCGAAGACAAAACATTCTGTTGCACCGAATGTGGAAAAGGATTCAAGAAAAGGGGGCACCTCCTCCAGCATGGTGTTATCCATTCAGGGGCTCGTCCATTTGCATGTGGTGTCTGTCAGCGGTCTTTCAACCGCCGTGAGTCCCTCACCAGGCATGAGAAGATCCATGATGATAAGCCTTTCCGATGCCCTGCTTGTGGTCGCTGCTTCCGAGAGAGCACCTCTTTGCTAAACCATGCTGCGTCTGGCACCTGTGGAAAGCCTGGAAGGAATTCCCGGCCCAGACCAAGTGGTAGTGGTGAAAATCAAAGCTCATCAAGTGCGAGTAGCAGCAAAACTGTAATGGATGCTGGAGGCAGTGGTACAGGTGATTACCAACGAGATGGCGCGAGCAAATTTGGCACGGATTATTCAAGGAACCGGCCATCATACCAGCCATCCTACAGTGTCGATGACTACCGACGACAGCAGGCTAACCCATCTTGTTATTCTGGAGAGAGCTCCCATGGCAGTGGGATGTCAAGCCAGACACTCAGAAAGGCACCACTGGCTCCTACCTTACACCCACACCCTCAAAGTCAACAGCAACACCATCTCCATCAACAGCAACCGCATCTTCCTCTTTCATCTCTATTGGATGACTCTGAGGATGAGGTCACTAGCAGTGCCATGTCTGCCATTGCCGCAGCTGCCGCTGCATCCTGCGAGATAAGTACTGGCGAGAGTCGAGGAGAGGAGCGAAGAGACATCATTGGAGGTTTGCTTGGAGGACTTGGCTTTGGGAATATGGGAGTCTCACCAGGTGGTCCATCATCTACATCAGAAATCGACAAGACCTACAGATCAGGAAGTGGCTCTACCATCCCTTTAACCCATCCAAGCCAGCAGATGATGAATGCTAAACCGAAAAAGCCCCGCAAGCCTCGGCAGAAGAGAGAGCCAGGACCTGATGGAATCATAGTTCGACAAAGAAGAAGTCGTGGAGAGGGAGAACGGCCATATTCATGCGGAGTTTGTGGTAAAGGGTTCAGGAGACGTGAGACCCTACGTCGGCATGACCGTGTTCACACAGGTGAAAAGCCACACCGGTGTGATGTTTGTGGGAAAGAGTTCCGGGAGTACTTCCATCTTACTAAACATTCCACTGTGCATTCTGGGCAGAAGAACTACAAATGTGACCTATGTGGTAAAGAGTTTGCTTACGCTCAAAGCTTGGTGAGACATGGAAAATTACACACAAAAGTGGAATTGGATGGTACACCAGGAGGAAAAATTGCTAAAGGCCATGGAGGGGTCAATAATCTAGATGGAAATCAAGCAAACTCTCAATCTTATTATCCGTACCCTCAAGATAAGTCTCAGGGGTCCAGCTCATCCACTCAGCCCACTCAGAAGCTCTTTACATGCACAACATGCTGGAAATCCTTCCGCCATCAGTTCCACCTGTCAGCCCATCAACAAACTGTCCATGGTGGTGGAATAAGGGGTGAAAAGAATTTCTGCTGTGAGGTATGCGGGAAGGCCTTTGCTTATTCTAACAGCTTGTCCAGGCACAGGCAATCGCAGCATGGATTGGGCCGCACCGGGTCAGCAAACCCACCAGCTAGTGGAACCCAACATCCTTCCCAAGCAGATCAGTACATCCCTCTTTTTGAATCGGGCCACCCCTTAACTTATCCGTCAGGCTCCTACATGCCAAACCAATCCTCCCAAGGTCAACACCGCCCTTTTCAGTTCCAGTCCCAAGAAGGATGGGTTGGTggcaagagaaaaagagagaaaaaaaggaggGTTGAATATCAAAGTATAATGAGAGGGGGGCAACTAGTAGGGGTTGCCTTGAATAAGGCCACGAGCAGGAGACTCAAAGTGATGAAGCGGAAAAAGGGAATAATGCATGAAAAGCTTAAGCAAAAGAAACTGCTCGCCCAGCTCCTGAGGATGAGAGGAGGGTATAGAGTTAGACAATGGTGCGGAGGTGTGGTTAAAGTCAGTGGGCTGTCATCTATGGAAGTTCCCATAAAACGTTTTCCATGCCAGTACTGCCCCAGCACCACATTCGCCAGTCAGGCCAAACTTTTGCTCCATCGTTCTGTGAGGCATCCTCCAAGAAATAACGGCCACCAAGCCCGTCTGAAGTGCTCGGTCTGCGGAAAGCGTTCTCGGACGTTACGGAAAGCCCTCATTCATCGTGGACTTCACCTTTCCCAAGGGCGGTTCTCATGTCCCAAATGCCGCTCCCGCTTCTGGAATGGATCTCTCCTGGAGAGGCACAGCGTCGCATGCCAGGGTCAATCTCTGTTAGGTAGTGGAAGCTGGGCCTTGAAAGTGAACTTGCCCCCAAGAGAGGTTGTTGAGAAGACGGCGGAAAAAGAGGGCCAGGAGGGCCAGCCTGGGAGAACAACAGTGGTGACTGAATACAGCCACTAA